From the genome of Hyperolius riggenbachi isolate aHypRig1 chromosome 9, aHypRig1.pri, whole genome shotgun sequence, one region includes:
- the GPR176 gene encoding G-protein coupled receptor 176 isoform X2: MPAALSPLIKGGGTPGNFIVLWSTCRTSVLKSVTNRFMKNLACSGICASLVCVPFDIVLSANPQCCWWIYTLLFCKTIKFLHKVFCSVTILSFAAIALDRYYSVLYPLERKISDAKARDLLIYIWTHAVVASVPVFAVTNVTDIYAMSSCSQSWGYSLGHLVYVLVYNITTVLIPVAVVFLFMLLIRRALSASQKKKVIIAALRTPQNSISIPYVSQKEAELHAMLLSMVLIFILCSVPYITLVVYRTVLNVSHISDFLLLTAIWLPKVSLVTNPLLFLTVNKSVRKCVVGTIVQLHRRYSRRNVVNLGSVAEVNMEPSVRSGSQLLEMFHIGQQQIFKSVEEDDDNELKLEASSIYKVKETIPSTSLDVEQTLVQKLIPQGAESAAQVAPVMTGEAEVLTDKYSMQFGFGPFELPPQWLSDKRSSKKRLLPPLGNTPEELIQTKQPKCKPERKLSRNNKVCIFPKVDS; this comes from the exons ATGccggccgctctctcgccgctgattaaaggaggggggaccccag gaaacttCATTGTCCTCTGGTCGACCTGCAGAACAAGCGTCCTGAAATCTGTGACTAACAGATTTATGAAGAACCTGGCCTGCTCTGGTATCTGTGCCAGTTTGGTGTGCGTGCCTTTTGACATTGTGCTTAGTGCCAACCCACAGTGTTGCTGGTGGATTTACACCCTTCTCTTCTGTAAGACCATCAAATTCCTGCACAAAGTCTTCTGCTCCGTTACCATCCTCAGCTTTGCTGCCATCGCCTTGGACAG GTATTACTCGGTCTTGTACCCTCTGGAAAGGAAGATATCAGATGCCAAGGCCAGAGACTTGCTGATCTATATTTGGACGCATGCAGTTGTTGCCAGTGTCCCTGTTTTTGCTGTGACTAATGTGACTGACATCTATGCCATGTCTTCTTGCTCCCAGTCATGGGGCTACTCCCTGGGTCACTTGGTGTATGTCCTGGTGTATAACATCACCACTGTTCTAATACCAGTTGCTGTGGTTTTCCTGTTTATGCTACTGATCCGCAGAGCGCTAAGTGCCAGCCAGAAAAAGAAAGTGATCATAGCAGCTTTGAGGACCCCACAGAACTCTATATCTATTCCCTATGTTTCACAGAAGGAGGCTGAGCTTCATGCTATGCTGCTGTCCATGGTCCTGATTTTTATTCTCTGCAGTGTTCCATACATAACACTGGTGGTTTATCGCACTGTTCTAAATGTTTCTCATATCTCAGATTTTCTACTGCTAACTGCCATCTGGTTGCCTAAAGTTTCCCTTGTCACAAACCCCTTGCTTTTTTTGACTGTCAACAAATCTGTGCGCAAATGTGTGGTGGGCACCATAGTGCAACTGCATAGGCGGTACAGCAGGAGGAATGTGGTGAACCTCGGATCTGTGGCCGAGGTGAATATGGAGCCCAGTGTTCGCTCAGGAAGCCAGCTGCTGGAAATGTTTCATATTGGCCAACAACAGATATTTAAGTCTGTTGAAGAGGATGACGATAATGAACTGAAACTGGAGGCTTCCAGTATCTACAAGGTGAAGGAAACAATTCCCAGCACCAGCCTAGATGTGGAACAAACCTTGGTACAAAAGTTAATCCCGCAGGGTGCGGAATCTGCAGCTCAGGTGGCCCCTGTGATGACCGGAGAGGCTGAAGTGCTTACTGACAAGTATTCCATGCAGTTTGGCTTTGGACCATTTGAGCTGCCCCCACAATGGCTGTCTGATAAGCGGAGCAGCAAAAAGCGCCTTTTGCCACCTCTTGGAAACACACCTGAGGAGCTTATCCAGACAAAACAGCCCAAATGTAAACCTGAGCGTAAACTAAGCAGGAACAATAAGGTTTGTATTTTTCCTAAAGTCGACTCCTAG